The DNA window GCCAGATCGTATCCCCTAAATCTACTACTGGCGCAAAGTTCACATTAAAACCCATTTCTCTCATAAATTCTCCATCATGAAACCCTTTCTCATACGCCTCACCAAGCGTAGCAACCGAAGATGCAGATGTTAAATTAGTGATATGAATAAACGGACTAATACACCCTTCTGCATCCGCCGTAATAAAGAAAGGAATAGTAGCACCCTCTTGTGCCTTACGAATAGATGTGGAAAACGCATCTGTTGATTCGAGTGCAAACATATGCACGCCACCCAGTTGCATACGACGAAAAACCTCCATGTTTTCTGGAAGCCATAAGGATACTGTCATCTGCGCAATTTTCTGCTCAAGAGTAAAAGAATCCAGATCAACGGTATTTCCAACAATAACCGGTTCGGGATCTGTTGAAATAAATAAACCACGAGCCTTAGCCACTGTAAGTAAAAGCAGAATAAACACGACGACACTCAGACAGATAAGGATACGTTTATGGAATAAAGTGCTTTGAATTAGAGTTTTTGATACGTTCGATTTTGATACTTTGGATTTTTTCAATATTTTAGCAACCACTCTTAGTGCCTCCAATATGGTTGCGTCTTGCAATAATAATACGCTTTAGAATTCAAAGTATACGCAACACCATAATCAGCGGAAGTGCAATGATATTCTCCCGCATCTTTTTCACAACTAAGTTGCGTTGCCGCTGCCAGACAACAACGATCAAGATCACCTAACGCAGTACTTTCACCCTCCCACTCAACTAAACAAGAGGGTTCACCTGATGCAAGAGTGTATTGCGCCCTACCAATAAGTGCAAAAGGAGTACCAAGAAGATATAACAACAAAATTAACCCGATCAAGCCCAGAGATACATTAAGAACTACCCACTGCCTCGTCGTCACCATTTTAGTATCACAGCAAAAAGTATATATAAAATTATGCCCCTACCTTCATTATGAATCTTCTTCAAGACGCATTTCGCGACATAACCACCTTAGGAGGATTTGTCTTTACAGGGTTACTCTGTCTCATACTCCTCGCCACAGAGCAATATGAACTTCTCTTTCAAACCGTTTTAGGACTCTTTCTCATTTTAGTTATCTGCATCATAATTCGTCTTATATATTACAAAGATCGGCCACTCAAACAAAAACATCAAAATATCATCGAACGTATCGACGCTTCATCATTTCCAAGCATGCACACTGCTCGTGCCATTTTTCTCCCCATTATCTTTTGGAACCATCTAAACAACCCGCTACTCCAAGGGCTGGTTGTTATACTTGCATTAACCGTATCATATTCTCGGATTTATCTTCAGAAGCATGACTGGATTGATTTATTAGGCGGAGCAGTATTAGGTGGTATTATAGGAATAGCAGTAGTATATATTTAGATCTATGTTCAAATATCCTATCAACAAAAATCAAGAATAATTCTCAAAAATCTACTTTCTTTTCCTTACTTTTACAAAATCGCCCAAAGTAAATTCAGCCGCACCCTTCTTAACCGTACCTTTCTCATCTTGTTTTTCTTCAGATGTCCCGCCACCCTGTTTCACCACAAAATTAATCCCTAAAATCTTACCAATCCGACGAGCAACATCAAGATCAGGCTTAAGAGAACCTGCTTCCCATTTTGCGACTACACTCTCTCGTTCTTGAAGTAATGCAGCAAAATCAGTTTGAGTGAGTTT is part of the Candidatus Woesearchaeota archaeon genome and encodes:
- a CDS encoding phosphatase PAP2 family protein; amino-acid sequence: MNLLQDAFRDITTLGGFVFTGLLCLILLATEQYELLFQTVLGLFLILVICIIIRLIYYKDRPLKQKHQNIIERIDASSFPSMHTARAIFLPIIFWNHLNNPLLQGLVVILALTVSYSRIYLQKHDWIDLLGGAVLGGIIGIAVVYI
- a CDS encoding TIGR00270 family protein, encoding MAACEMCGKISNLVTADIEGSVLRVCAVCASYGQIRRAPSEATYRRAPVKTMPQEEFEVISHYGSLLQKERSKRKLTQTDFAALLQERESVVAKWEAGSLKPDLDVARRIGKILGINFVVKQGGGTSEEKQDEKGTVKKGAAEFTLGDFVKVRKRK